A genomic window from Brassica oleracea var. oleracea cultivar TO1000 chromosome C8, BOL, whole genome shotgun sequence includes:
- the LOC106307602 gene encoding glycerol-3-phosphate acyltransferase, chloroplastic-like: MTLAFSSSAATVAVASATVTSSARIPTLRGFVSFRLTAKKLPLRSHGGGGVRAMSELVQDKESVVAASTSFSDAEETTPSELNHSRTFLDARTEQDLIAGIRKEKEAGTLPPNVASGMEELYWNYKNAVLSSGASAADETVISNMSLAFDRMLLGVEHPYTFNPYHKAIREPFDYFHFVHTYIRPLIDFKNSYVGNASIFSELEDKIRQGHNIVLISNHQSEADPAVISLLLEAQCPYIGENIKCVAGDRVITDPLCKPFSMGRNLICVYSKNHMNDDPELVDMKRKANTRSLKEMATLLRSGSQLIWIAPSGGRDRPNPSTGEWFPAPFDPSSVDNMRRLVEHSGTPGHIYPMSLLCYDIMPPPPKVEKEIGERRLVGFHGTGLSVAPEISFSDVTSDCNNPNEAKEAYSQALYKSVNEQYKTLNFAIKHRRGIEASTSTVSLSQPWNESLSV, from the exons ATGACTCTCGCATTTTCCTCCTCCGCCGCAACCGTTGCCGTTGCTTCTGCAACCGTAACCTCCTCCGCTAGGATTCCGACCCTCCGCGGCTTCGTTTCCTTCAGATTAACCGCCAAGAAGCTTCCTCTCCGTTCGCATGGCGGCGGCGGTGTGAGAGCGATGTCTGAGCTCGTTCAAGATAAGGAATCCGTCGTCGCAGCTAGCACTTCTTTCAGTGATGCTGAAGAGACGACGCCGAGTGAGCTCAACCATTCCCGTACCTTCTTGGATGCGCGAACTGAACAAG ATCTTATAGCTGGTATAAGGAAGGAAAAAGAAGCTGGAACGTTGCCTCCCAATGTTGCATCTGGGATGGAAGAGCTATATTGGAACTACAAAAATGCT GTTTTGAGTAGCGGAGCTTCCGCGGCAGATGAGACTGTTATATCAAACATGTCTCTTGCTTTCGATCGCATGCTTCTTGGTGTTGAG CATCCTTATACTTTTAATCCATATCATAAAGCAATCAGAGAACCTTTTGACTACTTCCACTTTGTCCATACTTACATCCGTCCCCTCATTGATTTCAA AAATTCTTACGTTGGAAATGCTTCTATTTTCTCTGAGCTGGAAGACAAGATTCGGCAG GGACACAATATCGTGTTAATATCAAATCATCAAAGTGAAGCTGATCCAGCTGTCATTTCACTCTTACTTGAAGCACAATGTCCATACATAGGAGAGAACATT AAATGTGTGGCAGGTGATCGAGTAATTACGGATCCTCTTTGTAAGCCGTTTAGTATGGGAAG GAATCTGATATGCGTGTACTCGAAAAATCACATGAACGATGATCCTGAGCTTGTTGATATGAAAAGAAAGGCAAACACACGAAGCTTAAAGGAGATGGCTACACTGCTAAG GTCTGGCTCCCAACTTATATGGATTGCACCAAGCGGTGGAAGGGACCGCCCAAATCCTTCTACAGGGGAATGGTTTCCT GCACCCTTTGATCCTTCTTCGGTGGACAACATGAGAAGACTGGTTGAACATTCGGGTACTCCTGGACATATCTATCCAATGTCTTTGCTTTGCTATGACATCATGCCCCCTCCACCCAAA GTTGAGAAAGAAATTGGAGAGAGAAGGTTAGTTGGGTTTCACGGTACGGGACTATCAGTTGCTCCTGAAATCAGCTTCTCAGACGTCACGTCAGACTGCAACAACCCTAACGAG GCAAAAGAAGCATACAGCCAAGCTCTGTACAAGTCGGTGAATGAACAGTACAAGACTCTAAACTTTGCAATCAAGCACAGGAGAGGAATAGAAGCCTCAACTTCAACGGTCTCTTTGTCACAACCCTGGAATGAATCTCTCAGTGTTTAG
- the LOC106310219 gene encoding probable xyloglucan endotransglucosylase/hydrolase protein 30 — MSKLSYNLIFFIVFLCLGLRSSAITNLNTLSFEESLSPLFGDGNLVRSPDDLSVRLLLDKYTGSGFISSNMYQHGFYSSMIKLPADYTAGVVVAFYTSNGDVFEKTHDELDIEFLGNIKGKPWRFQTNLYGNGSTHRGREERYRLWFDPSKEFHRYSILWTPHKIIFWVDDVPIREVIRSEAMGADYPAKPMSLYATIWDASDWATSGGKYKANYKYAPFVAEFKSFSLDGCSVDPIQEVPTDCSDSVDFLESQDYFSINSRQRASMRRFRQRFMYYSYCYDTVRYPEAPPECVIVPAEKDRFKDTGRLKFGGTEARGRRRNHRQQRPEIESDPDERRRLLK, encoded by the exons ATGTCTAAATTATCGTATAATCTCATCTTCTTCATAGTTTTCTTGTGTTTGGGGTTGAGATCATCAGCGATTACGAATCTCAACACCTTAAGTTTCGAAGAATCGCTTTCTCCTCTCTTTGGCGATGGCAATCTCGTCCGTTCACCTGATGATCTCTCCGTTCGCCTCCTCCTCGATAAATACACCG GTTCTGGTTTCATATCATCGAATATGTATCAACATGGATTTTACAGCTCTATGATCAAGCTTCCAGCCGATTATACTGCCGGCGTCGTCGTCGCCTTTTAC ACATCAAACGGAGACGTGTTCGAGAAAACACATGACGAACTAGACATAGAGTTTCTAGGGAACATTAAAGGGAAGCCATGGAGGTTTCAGACAAACCTGTACGGAAATGGAAGTACACATAGAGGTCGTGAAGAAAGATATCGTCTATGGTTCGATCCTTCTAAAGAGTTTCATCGTTACAGCATCCTCTGGACTCCTCACAAGATCAT ATTTTGGGTAGACGATGTTCCAATAAGAGAAGTGATAAGAAGCGAAGCAATGGGAGCAGATTATCCAGCGAAGCCAATGTCTCTCTACGCCACCATTTGGGACGCCTCTGACTGGGCTACTTCCGGCGGCAAATACAAAGCTAATTACAAATATGCCCCTTTCGTAGCGGAGTTTAAGTCCTTCTCCCTTGACGGCTGCTCCGTTGATCCCATCCAAGAAGTCCCCACCGATTGCTCTGACTCCGTGGACTTCCTCGAATCACAAGACTACTTCTCCATCAACTCACGTCAACGCGCCTCCATGAGAAGATTCAGACAACGGTTCATGTATTATTCCTATTGTTATGATACGGTTCGGTATCCGGAGGCGCCACCTGAGTGTGTGATTGTTCCAGCAGAGAAGGATAGATTTAAGGATACGGGGAGGTTGAAGTTTGGTGGTACAGAGGCGCGTGGACGACGTAGGAATCACCGGCAGCAAAGGCCAGAAATCGAAAGTGATCCTGACGAAAGAAGACGACTTTTAAAATAA